The proteins below are encoded in one region of Streptomyces cyanogenus:
- the selD gene encoding selenide, water dikinase SelD, translating into MTTTPAHQTPVRLTRFAHGGGCACKIPPGELEEVVAGLTAAPLAGGDTPLLVGLATGDDAAVVTHRGTALVCTADFFTPVVDDPYDWGRIAAANALSDVYAMGGRPVLAVNLLGWPRDRLPFDLAREVLRGGLDTATEAGCHVGGGHSVDDPEPKYGMAVTGIADPDRLLRNDAGRPGLPLSLTKPLGTGVLNNRHKATGERFAHAVATMAALNREAAEAALAAGAECATDVTGFGLLGHLHKLARASGVTAVVDTAAVPYLEGAREAVRDGYVSGGTRRNLEWVAPHTDFGTTDEDTRLLLADAQTSGGLLVAGEVPGAPVIGELVPRGTHSLVLA; encoded by the coding sequence ATGACAACGACACCGGCCCACCAGACGCCCGTACGGCTCACCCGGTTCGCCCACGGCGGCGGCTGTGCCTGCAAGATCCCGCCCGGTGAACTGGAGGAGGTGGTCGCGGGGCTGACCGCCGCGCCGCTCGCCGGCGGCGACACCCCGCTGCTCGTCGGCCTCGCCACCGGTGACGACGCCGCGGTCGTCACCCACCGGGGGACCGCCCTGGTGTGCACGGCCGACTTCTTCACCCCGGTCGTGGACGACCCCTACGACTGGGGCCGGATCGCCGCAGCCAACGCCCTGTCCGACGTGTACGCGATGGGCGGCCGGCCCGTGCTCGCCGTCAACCTGCTCGGCTGGCCCCGCGACCGGCTCCCGTTCGACCTCGCCCGCGAGGTGCTGCGCGGCGGACTCGACACCGCCACCGAGGCCGGCTGCCACGTCGGCGGCGGGCACAGCGTCGACGACCCGGAACCCAAGTACGGCATGGCCGTCACCGGCATCGCCGACCCCGACCGGCTGCTGCGCAACGACGCCGGCCGGCCCGGGCTGCCGCTGTCCCTGACCAAACCGCTGGGCACCGGCGTCCTGAACAACCGGCACAAGGCCACCGGCGAGCGGTTCGCGCACGCCGTCGCCACGATGGCCGCCCTCAACCGCGAGGCCGCCGAGGCCGCGCTGGCCGCCGGCGCCGAGTGCGCCACCGACGTCACCGGCTTCGGCCTCCTCGGCCATCTGCACAAACTGGCCCGCGCCTCCGGGGTGACGGCGGTGGTCGACACCGCCGCCGTCCCGTACCTGGAGGGCGCCCGGGAGGCCGTACGGGACGGGTACGTCAGCGGCGGCACCCGGCGCAACCTGGAGTGGGTCGCACCGCACACCGACTTCGGGACCACCGACGAGGACACGCGGCTGCTGCTCGCCGACGCGCAGACCTCCGGCGGGCTCCTCGTCGCCGGTGAGGTCCCCGGCGCCCCGGTGATCGGGGAGCTGGTGCCGCGCGGCACCCACTCCCTCGTCCTCGCGTAG
- a CDS encoding HAD family hydrolase, which yields MIRAVIFDVGECLVDETTEYGTWADWLGVPRHTFAAMFGAVIAQGRDYREVFQEFRPGFDLYAERERRATAGKPEHFGEQDLYPDVRDALTALRADGLWLGIAGNQTVRAGGILRQLFSNDVDLIGTSDDWGASKPDPEFFERVAEVVPAEVDEMLYVGDRVDNDIRPAAAAGMRTALVHRGPWATIQWNTEEAKKLPTFRVESLLELSPLIVRFNEQGH from the coding sequence ATGATTCGCGCTGTGATCTTCGACGTCGGCGAGTGCCTCGTAGACGAGACCACTGAGTACGGCACCTGGGCGGACTGGCTCGGTGTACCCCGCCACACCTTCGCGGCGATGTTCGGCGCCGTCATCGCCCAGGGCCGCGACTACCGAGAGGTGTTCCAGGAGTTCCGGCCCGGCTTCGACCTGTACGCCGAGCGCGAGCGCCGGGCCACCGCGGGGAAGCCCGAGCACTTCGGCGAGCAGGACCTCTACCCGGACGTCCGCGACGCGCTTACTGCGCTCCGCGCCGACGGCCTGTGGCTGGGCATCGCCGGCAACCAGACGGTGCGCGCAGGCGGCATCCTCCGCCAGCTGTTCTCCAACGACGTCGACCTGATCGGCACGAGCGACGACTGGGGCGCGAGCAAGCCCGACCCCGAGTTCTTCGAGCGTGTCGCCGAGGTCGTCCCCGCCGAGGTGGACGAGATGCTGTATGTCGGCGACCGAGTCGACAACGACATCCGCCCGGCCGCCGCAGCCGGCATGCGGACCGCGCTCGTGCACCGCGGCCCGTGGGCGACGATCCAGTGGAACACCGAGGAAGCGAAGAAGCTCCCCACGTTCCGCGTGGAGAGCCTCCTCGAACTGTCGCCGCTCATCGTCCGCTTCAACGAGCAAGGGCACTGA
- a CDS encoding helix-turn-helix transcriptional regulator: protein MARRAGNTQLKAARVAAGYHSQQALADALGVGVRQVRRWESDQPPVPQPDVAQALTRLLGQDLEALGFTPTGGRPAGRARRTVLAATAAAVGLAAVPTQAIAVQPATAAEDFEAVTCSHRRLYWSVAPATLHPAALAHATLGCALLPEAAGQTRQRIAAALAETWLLAGRIEFFDLREPDRAAHTLLRALQAAGEADDPLLGAAVLAHTAFIPGWDGRREEAVERMVAARTYARRGPASAELLAWLDAVEAECETRCGNPRTALHLIGHAEDVLARGGEHASPEWLDWFSPVRLAAFKGNTQLRAGHLPQARTTLLDVLDSLGPVGEKQTTVVLGDLAAVEAAAGRPEEACGYAVRALDQLERTWYAMGMDRVREVRRALAPHQHERCVRDLDDRLYGWSTTVSALAR, encoded by the coding sequence GTGGCACGCCGCGCAGGTAACACCCAACTCAAAGCGGCTCGGGTCGCGGCCGGTTACCACTCCCAGCAGGCCCTCGCAGATGCCCTGGGCGTCGGTGTCCGGCAGGTCCGACGGTGGGAGTCCGACCAGCCGCCGGTACCGCAGCCGGACGTCGCCCAGGCTCTCACACGGCTCCTCGGCCAAGACCTCGAAGCGCTTGGATTCACCCCCACCGGCGGCAGGCCAGCAGGACGCGCGCGCCGAACAGTGCTCGCCGCAACCGCGGCCGCCGTAGGCCTCGCTGCCGTCCCCACGCAGGCCATCGCCGTACAGCCCGCCACAGCGGCCGAGGACTTCGAAGCGGTCACCTGTTCACACCGGCGCCTGTACTGGTCCGTCGCACCGGCCACGCTGCACCCGGCCGCGCTCGCGCACGCCACCCTCGGCTGCGCGCTGCTCCCAGAGGCCGCCGGCCAGACCCGGCAGCGGATCGCCGCGGCGCTCGCCGAGACGTGGCTCCTGGCGGGCCGGATCGAGTTCTTCGACCTGCGCGAGCCGGACCGGGCCGCACACACTCTGCTGCGGGCGCTCCAGGCCGCAGGCGAGGCCGACGATCCTCTGCTCGGCGCCGCGGTCTTGGCGCACACCGCGTTCATCCCTGGCTGGGACGGCCGCCGTGAGGAGGCTGTTGAGCGGATGGTGGCCGCGCGGACGTATGCCCGGCGCGGCCCGGCGTCGGCGGAGTTGCTCGCGTGGCTGGACGCGGTGGAGGCGGAGTGTGAGACCCGCTGCGGGAATCCGAGGACCGCGCTGCACCTGATTGGGCACGCCGAGGACGTTCTCGCGCGCGGGGGCGAGCACGCGTCGCCCGAGTGGTTGGACTGGTTCAGCCCGGTACGGCTGGCCGCCTTCAAGGGGAACACGCAACTGCGCGCAGGCCACCTGCCGCAGGCCCGGACCACGCTGCTCGACGTCCTCGATTCCCTCGGCCCGGTCGGCGAGAAGCAGACCACTGTGGTGCTCGGTGACCTCGCCGCTGTAGAGGCCGCCGCCGGCCGCCCGGAGGAGGCGTGTGGGTACGCGGTCCGCGCGCTCGACCAACTGGAGCGCACCTGGTACGCGATGGGCATGGACCGGGTGCGGGAGGTGCGGCGCGCGTTGGCGCCGCACCAGCACGAGCGCTGCGTCCGCGACCTGGACGACCGCCTGTATGGGTGGTCTACGACTGTCAGTGCCCTTGCTCGTTGA